DNA from Bordetella genomosp. 13:
GCAAGGGCATGTGGGCCATGCCCGACATGATGGCCGCCATGCTGGAGCAGAAGATCGGCCATCCCAAGGCCGGCGCGAATACCGCGTGGGTCCCCTCGCCCACCGCCGCCACGCTGCATGCGCTGCACTATCACCAGGTCGACGTGCAGGCCGTCCAGCAAGAACTGGAGAAGACCCGCCTGGACACCGTGCGCGACGAACTGCTGTCGGGCCTGTTGACCGTGCCGGTGGGCACGCCCTCGGAATGGTCTGACGAAGACATCCAGCGCGAACTGGACAACAACGCGCAGGGCATCCTGGGTTACGTGGTGCGCTGGATCGACCAGGGCGTGGGCTGCTCCAAGGTGCCCGACATCAACAACGTGGGCCTGATGGAAGACCGCGCCACGCTGCGCATCTCCAGCCAGCACATCGCCAACTGGCTGCACCACGGCATCACCAACCGCGCCCAGGTCGAAGAGACCTTCCAGCGCATGGCCGCCGTGGTGGACAAGCAGAACGCCAATGACCCGTACTACCGCCCCATGGCGCCGGGCTTCCAGTCCTCGTTCGCCTATCGCGCCGCATGCGCCCTGGTGTTCGAGGGCCTGTCGCAGCCCAACGGCTACACCGAGCCGCTGCTGCACCAGTACCGCCTGGCGTTCAAGGCCGGCCAGGCCTGATGCGGTAGCGGCGCCCCGGTCCGCGCGCCATGCGCGGGCCGGCTTGCATCGCGAATCGCGATGCCTGTCAGCGCCGCGCCGCGTCGCGCGGCGACATGCCGTAGTGGCGGCGGAAGGCGGTGGAGAAGTTGCCCGCGTGCTCGTAGCCCACTTCCAGCGCCACCTGCGTGACGGGCAGGCGAGCCTGGCGGATCAGCGCCATGGCGTGCCGCATGCGCGCGGCCAGCAGATACTCCGACAGCGTCACGCCCTGCACCGCCTTGAAGGCGCGCTCCAGCTTGGACACGCTGACGCCCGCCTGGCCCGCCAGTTCATGCACGCTGGGCGGGTCGCGCAGGGCATCGGCCAGCCGCGCCGCGGCGCGCTCGGCGATGGCGCGGTCGCGCGGCCGCGGGTCGCACGGCGCGTCGCCGGACTGCAGCATCAGCGTGAAGAAGTCGCGCAGCACGTCCTGCGTGCGGGACTGCAGGCGCAGGCGCCGCGCGACACGATCGTCCATGGGATCGAAGAAGCATTGCGCCGCCCGCCGCATCGAGGCCGACAGGCCCGCATGGAACAGCGCGAACGGGTCGGGCTCGCCGCCCAGATAGCGGGCCAGCGCGCCGTCATAGCGGCCGGCGTCCAGGCCCAGTTCCTGCACCAGATAGTCACGCGTGCACGAGATGGTCACCGAGCGCTCGCGCTCGCCCGACCGGAACAGCTCGAGCTTGCGGGCGCCGCGCGGCTGCAACAGCGCGCTGCACGAGTCCGCCCCGATGGCATGCACCGGCTCGCGCCCGTCGGTGATCGCGGACTGGCCTGCCAGCCGCAGATGGATCTTCAGCGCACCGCTGCAGTCGTAGTGCTCTTCGGTGGCGCCGGGCCGCGCCACTTCCGCCCAGCTGGCCGACAGGCCGGGGCCGAACACCAGGGTGTCGCGATAGCCCTGCATGCCCGGCCCCACCGGCCGCGACGCGATGAAGCACGCCGAACCCGCCGCCGCGATGTCGATCACCTCGAACGAATGCGGAACATAAGCGTGCAGTCCCGCAGCCACGACGGGAGTCATGGCGGTAGCGGGGCCGGGGACGTGCGCAATCATGGCGGCCACGTTACCGGCCCGCTTCCGCCAGCGTCAAGCCGACGACCCGGCAAGCGCACCGCATCGCGGGTAAACCCGTATTCATGCGGCTTTGCAGTATGGCCTGCCCACCGCGCAAACAAAACTGCCGCCCGCACAGAAGCGCGATGCGCGGCGGATGGCTAAGCTGGACCGCATTTTTCCGACTTTCCGTTGCCATGGCCGACGCCCTGCCCCATCCCAAGTTTTCCTCGACCCGCCGCGCGGGCCCGCTGGTGTTCGTCTCGGGCCAGATGGCCTTCGGCACAGACCTGCGCATCGTCGGCAACGATGTCGTCGAGCAGACCCGCACCTGCCTCGAGCACATCGAGCGCCATCTGTCGGCCGTGGGCCTGACCCGCGCCGACATCGTGAAGACCACCGTCTGGCTCACACGCGTCGACGATTTCCGGGCCTTCGACCAGGCCTATGGCGGCTTCTTCGAGGGCATGACCCTGCCGTCCCGCTCCACCGTACGTGCGGACCTGATGCTGCCGGGCGCGCTGGTGGAGATCGAGGCCATCGCGCAGATCAAGGAGACGCAACGATGAGCAGCCATCCCGGACAGGACGCCGCGATCGACTGGATCAAGCGCCTGGTGTCCATCGACACCACCAGCCGCAATTCGAACCTGGGCCTCATCGAGATGGTGCGCGACGAATTGCGCCGCGCCGGCATCGATGCCCATCTCAGCCACGACAGCAGCGGGGCCAAGGCCAACCTGTACGCCACCGTGCCGGCAGCCGACGGCGCCACGCAGGGCGGCATCGTGCTGTCCGGCCACACCGACACCGTGCCGGTGGACGGGCAGCAATGGGACCACGATCCGTTCTCGCCCGAGATCCGCGACGGCAGGCTGTACGGCCGCGGGACATGCGACATGAAGGGCTTCATCGGCACGGCGCTGTCCATGCTGCCGCGCCTGGTCGATACGCGCCTGGCCAAGCCGGTGCACTTCGCGCTGTCGTACGACGAGGAAATGGGCTGCCTGGGCGCGCCCATCATGCTGGCCGACCTGAAGGCGCGCGGCGTGCGCCCCGAAGGCTGCATCGTAGGTGAGCCCACCTCGATGCGCGTGATCGTGGCGCACAAAGGCATCAATGTGTGGCGCTGCTGCGTGCGCGGGCATGCCTCGCATTCGTCGCTGACGCCGCGCGGCCTGAACGCCATCGAGTATGCGGCGCGGCTGATCTGCTTCATCCGCGACCTGGCCGACGAGATGCGCCGCGAAGGCCCGTTCGACCAGGCCTTCGACGTGCCCTTCAGCACCGCGCAGGTCGGCACCATCACGGGCGGCATCGCGGTCAACACCATTCCGGCGCTGTGCCAGTTCGAGTTCGAGCACCGCAACCTGCCGGGCGCCGATCCGCAGCGCTTCTTCGCCCGCATCCACGAGTACGCGCAAGAGGTGCTGCTGCCGCGCATGCGCGCCGAGCACCCGAACGCCGCCATCGAGCTCGAGTCGCTGGCCGGCGCGCCCTCGCTGGACGCCGCCGAGCAGACCGCCATCACGCAGCTGGTGCGCGCCCTGACCGCCGACCGCGAAACGCGCAAGGTGGCCTACGGCACCGAGGCCGGCCAGTTCCAGCAGGCCGGCATTCCTTCGGTGATCTGCGGCCCGGGCGACATCCAGCAGGCGCACAAGCCCAATGAATACGTTGCGCTGGACCAGGTCGCGCAATGCGCCGACTTCCTGAACAAAGTGATCGACAGCCTCGCGCTGGACCAACAGCCCTCTGCGGAACCCATACCGTCATGAACACCGCCGCTACTCTTTCCACGCCCGTCGGCAAGCGCAAGGTCTCGTCCTCGCGCATCATCGCCTCGGCCTCGATCGGCAACGCGCTCGAATGGTTCGACCTCGTGGTCTACGGCTTCTTCGCCGTGATCATCTCGAAGCTGTTCTTCCCCTCGACCAACGAGACCGTCTCGCTGCTGCTGACGCTGGGCACGTTCGGCGTGTCGTTCTTCATGCGGCCGCTGGGCGCGCTGGTGCTGGGCGTGTACGCCGACCGCGTCGGCCGGCGCGCCACGCTGACGCTGTCCATCATGCTGATGATGCTGGGCACGCTGCTGATCGCCATCATGCCGACCTACGATAGCATCGGCATCTGGGCGCCCATCGGCATCGTGGTCGCGCGCATGATCCAGGGCTTCTCGGCGGGCGGCGAGTTCGGCAGCGCCACCGCCTTCCTGGCGGAGCACACGCCCAACCGGCGCGGCTTCTTCGCCAGCTGGCAGGTGGCCAGCCAGGGCCTCACCACGCTGCTGGCAGCCGGCTTCGGCGCAGGCCTCACGCAGTGGCTGACGCCCGAACAGCTGAACAGCTGGGGCTGGCGCATTCCCTTCTTCTTCGGCCTGTTGATCGGTCCGGTCGCCTACTACATCCGCACCCGCATCGACGAGACCCCCGACTTCCTCGAGGCGGGGCCGAACGAGACGCCGCTGGCCGACACCTTCGCGCACAACCGCCTGCGGCTGCTGCTTGCCATCGGCACCGTGGTGCTGGGCACCGTGGCCACGTACCTGGTGCTGTACATGCCCACCTATGCCACCAAGACGCTGAAGATCCCGCAGTCGGCGGCCTTCGCCGCAACGCTGGCCACCGGCATCGTGCAATTCGTGGTCGCGCCGCTGGTGGGGCACTGGTCCGACCGCCATGGCCGCACCGGCATCATGCTGCTGTCGGCCTCGCTGTTCGTGGTGCTGATCTATCCGCTGTTCCACCTGCTGGCCAGCTCGCCCACCTTCGGCACGATGATAGGCGTGCAGATCATCATCGGCGTGCTGCTGGCCGGCTACTTCGGCGCGCTGCCGGCCCTGCTCAGCGATCTCTTCCCCACGCGCACGCGCACCACCGGCATGTCGCTCGCCTACAGCATCGCGGTTACCATCTTCGGTGGCTTCGCGCCGTTCATCATCACGTGGCTAATCTCGGCCACCGGCGATCCCTACGCGCCCAGCTTCTATCTCATCTTCGCCGCCCTCATCAGCATCGCCGCGCTGGCGGGCGTACGCAGCCGCCTCGGCCTGCGCTGATACATCCCAGGCTACACATGACGACTTCCTCTCCTTACGACACCGTCACCCAGCCCGACCGCGCCGCCATCGGCGCGCTGCGCGCCGACCTGCGCGAGTGGGTACGAACCACGCCCGTGCTGGACAAGCACGACTTCGATCCCATGCCCGGCACGCGGCTGAACTTCAAGTTCGAGCTGCTGCAGGCCAGCGGCACCTTCAAGGCGCGCGGCGCGTTCTCGAACCTGCTGGCGCTGGACGAGGCGCGGCGCCAGGCCGGCGTCACGTGCGTGTCGGCCGGCAATCATGCCGTGGCCGTGGCGTACGCGGCGATGCGGCTGGGCCTCTCGGCCAAGGTCGTCATGATCAAGACCGCCAGCCCCGCGCGCGTGGCGCTGTGCCGCCAGTACGGGGCCGAAGTGGTCATGGCCGACAACGGCCAGGCCGCCTTCGACGCGGTGCATCGCATCGAGGCCGAAGAAGGCCGCTACTTCGTGCACCCCTTCAACGGCTACCGCACGGTGCTGGGCACCGCCACGCTGGGCCAGGAATGGCTGGAACAGGCGGGCGACCTGGACGCGGTCATCGTGCCGATCGGCGGCGGCGGTCTGATCGCCGGCATCGCCACGGCGGTCAAGCTCATCGCTCCTGATTGCCAGGTCTACGGCGTCGAACCCGAGGGGGCGGACGCCATGCACCGCAGCTTCGAGGCCGGCGGGCCGATCAAGATGGGCCCGATGCAGAGCATCGCCGACAGCCTGATGGCGCCGCACACCGAGCAGTACGGCTACGACCTTTGCCGGCGCAACGTCGACCGGCTGGTGAAGGTTTCCGACGACGAGATCCGCGACTCGATGCGGCTGCTGTTCGACCAGCTGAAGCTGGCGGTGGAGCCGGCCTGCGCCACGGCCACGGCGGGCCTGGTCGGCCCGCTCAAGCGCGACCTGGCCGGCAAGCGCGTAGGCGTGCTGCTGTGCGGCACCAACACCGATCCGGCCACGGTGGCGCGGCACCTGGGCGCCTGAGCCGGGCGGCTGCGCGAACCGCGGCGGCAGGCGCGGCATGCCTGCGCGCGGTCTCGGCGGCCGCTTTGCGCGCGACCACCGCCCGTAGCCCGGCCGCGCCAGTCACGCTGGCTGCACGCGCGCATCGCGGATGACGCGCGCCCACTTGTCGATCTCGCTGTCGATGAACGCCGCGAACTTCTGCGGCGTATCGCCGCCGTCCTCGGCGCCATACGTGTCCATCTGCGCGATCACGTCGGGCATGCCCAGGACCTCGTTCAGGTCGCGATTGATGTCGCGCACCTTGCCGGCGTCCATGCCGCGCGGCCCCACCAGGCCATACCAGGTGCTGGCGTCGAAGCCGGGATAGCCCTGTTCGGCCACCGTGGGCACGTCCGGGAAACCCTTGGCCCGCTTGGCGCGCGTCTGCGCCAGCACCTTCACCTTGCCGGCCTTGCCCAGCGGCGTGGCAGAGGCCATGGTCTCGAAGCTGTAGTCGATCTGGCCTCCCAGCAGGTCGGTCACCATCGGGCCCGAACCGCGATACGGCACGTGCAGCGCATCGACCTTGGCCTGCAGCTTGAACATCTCCAGCGCCAGGTGCTGCGAAGAACCGACGCCCGCCGAACCGAAGCGCACGGCGCCTGGATTCTTGCGGCACAGCTCGGCCAGTTCAGCCACGTTGGCGGCCGGCCGCTGCGCATTGCCGATCAGCAGCAGCGGCGTCACCCCCACCAGCACCACGGGTGTGAAATCGCGCTTCACGTCGTACTCCAGCGCGGGGTACAGGCTGGGTGCGATCGCGTGATTGCTGATGTTGGTCATCAGGAGCGTGCTGCCGTCGGC
Protein-coding regions in this window:
- a CDS encoding helix-turn-helix transcriptional regulator — encoded protein: MIAHVPGPATAMTPVVAAGLHAYVPHSFEVIDIAAAGSACFIASRPVGPGMQGYRDTLVFGPGLSASWAEVARPGATEEHYDCSGALKIHLRLAGQSAITDGREPVHAIGADSCSALLQPRGARKLELFRSGERERSVTISCTRDYLVQELGLDAGRYDGALARYLGGEPDPFALFHAGLSASMRRAAQCFFDPMDDRVARRLRLQSRTQDVLRDFFTLMLQSGDAPCDPRPRDRAIAERAAARLADALRDPPSVHELAGQAGVSVSKLERAFKAVQGVTLSEYLLAARMRHAMALIRQARLPVTQVALEVGYEHAGNFSTAFRRHYGMSPRDAARR
- a CDS encoding RidA family protein, producing the protein MADALPHPKFSSTRRAGPLVFVSGQMAFGTDLRIVGNDVVEQTRTCLEHIERHLSAVGLTRADIVKTTVWLTRVDDFRAFDQAYGGFFEGMTLPSRSTVRADLMLPGALVEIEAIAQIKETQR
- the argE gene encoding acetylornithine deacetylase, which translates into the protein MSSHPGQDAAIDWIKRLVSIDTTSRNSNLGLIEMVRDELRRAGIDAHLSHDSSGAKANLYATVPAADGATQGGIVLSGHTDTVPVDGQQWDHDPFSPEIRDGRLYGRGTCDMKGFIGTALSMLPRLVDTRLAKPVHFALSYDEEMGCLGAPIMLADLKARGVRPEGCIVGEPTSMRVIVAHKGINVWRCCVRGHASHSSLTPRGLNAIEYAARLICFIRDLADEMRREGPFDQAFDVPFSTAQVGTITGGIAVNTIPALCQFEFEHRNLPGADPQRFFARIHEYAQEVLLPRMRAEHPNAAIELESLAGAPSLDAAEQTAITQLVRALTADRETRKVAYGTEAGQFQQAGIPSVICGPGDIQQAHKPNEYVALDQVAQCADFLNKVIDSLALDQQPSAEPIPS
- a CDS encoding MFS transporter, translated to MNTAATLSTPVGKRKVSSSRIIASASIGNALEWFDLVVYGFFAVIISKLFFPSTNETVSLLLTLGTFGVSFFMRPLGALVLGVYADRVGRRATLTLSIMLMMLGTLLIAIMPTYDSIGIWAPIGIVVARMIQGFSAGGEFGSATAFLAEHTPNRRGFFASWQVASQGLTTLLAAGFGAGLTQWLTPEQLNSWGWRIPFFFGLLIGPVAYYIRTRIDETPDFLEAGPNETPLADTFAHNRLRLLLAIGTVVLGTVATYLVLYMPTYATKTLKIPQSAAFAATLATGIVQFVVAPLVGHWSDRHGRTGIMLLSASLFVVLIYPLFHLLASSPTFGTMIGVQIIIGVLLAGYFGALPALLSDLFPTRTRTTGMSLAYSIAVTIFGGFAPFIITWLISATGDPYAPSFYLIFAALISIAALAGVRSRLGLR
- a CDS encoding threonine/serine dehydratase — its product is MTTSSPYDTVTQPDRAAIGALRADLREWVRTTPVLDKHDFDPMPGTRLNFKFELLQASGTFKARGAFSNLLALDEARRQAGVTCVSAGNHAVAVAYAAMRLGLSAKVVMIKTASPARVALCRQYGAEVVMADNGQAAFDAVHRIEAEEGRYFVHPFNGYRTVLGTATLGQEWLEQAGDLDAVIVPIGGGGLIAGIATAVKLIAPDCQVYGVEPEGADAMHRSFEAGGPIKMGPMQSIADSLMAPHTEQYGYDLCRRNVDRLVKVSDDEIRDSMRLLFDQLKLAVEPACATATAGLVGPLKRDLAGKRVGVLLCGTNTDPATVARHLGA
- a CDS encoding Bug family tripartite tricarboxylate transporter substrate binding protein is translated as MKRRTFLAAMAASAAAPLVRAQTRGGPIKIVVGFPPGGGTDAVARVLAAKLAERWGTPVMVENRAGAASVIAASYVAKQPADGSTLLMTNISNHAIAPSLYPALEYDVKRDFTPVVLVGVTPLLLIGNAQRPAANVAELAELCRKNPGAVRFGSAGVGSSQHLALEMFKLQAKVDALHVPYRGSGPMVTDLLGGQIDYSFETMASATPLGKAGKVKVLAQTRAKRAKGFPDVPTVAEQGYPGFDASTWYGLVGPRGMDAGKVRDINRDLNEVLGMPDVIAQMDTYGAEDGGDTPQKFAAFIDSEIDKWARVIRDARVQPA